The Petropleomorpha daqingensis genome includes a window with the following:
- a CDS encoding isochorismatase family protein has protein sequence MTSGPHGSGFSGRVGWGTTPALVVVDLVRAYTEPDGPFGLPDTGPAVAATQRLVDAARAHGRLVVWTTVRFTAGLGDAGLFVHKVPALACFAEDAPGGWGELTLKPGAGEPVVVKQYASAFSGTSLAATLRVAGVDTVVVTGVSTSGCVRATAMDALNSGFRPQVVREACADRTPAVHENNLTDLDAKYADVTDLAEALAHL, from the coding sequence GTGACATCCGGCCCGCACGGCTCCGGGTTCAGCGGCCGGGTCGGGTGGGGGACGACGCCGGCGCTCGTCGTCGTCGACCTGGTGCGTGCCTACACCGAGCCGGACGGGCCGTTCGGGCTGCCGGACACGGGCCCTGCGGTGGCGGCGACGCAGCGCCTGGTCGACGCCGCCCGCGCGCACGGGCGCCTCGTCGTCTGGACCACCGTCCGGTTCACCGCCGGGCTGGGCGACGCCGGTCTGTTCGTGCACAAGGTGCCGGCGCTGGCCTGCTTCGCCGAGGACGCGCCCGGCGGCTGGGGCGAGCTGACCCTGAAGCCCGGGGCGGGCGAGCCGGTGGTGGTCAAGCAGTACGCCTCGGCGTTCTCCGGCACCTCGCTGGCCGCGACGCTGCGGGTCGCCGGCGTGGACACCGTCGTCGTCACGGGGGTGTCGACGTCCGGCTGCGTGCGGGCGACGGCGATGGACGCGCTGAACTCCGGCTTCCGCCCGCAGGTCGTGCGCGAGGCCTGCGCCGACCGGACGCCGGCCGTGCACGAGAACAACCTCACCGACCTCGACGCCAAGTACGCCGACGTCACGGACCTGGCGGAGGCGCTCGCGCACCTCTGA
- a CDS encoding hydantoinase B/oxoprolinase family protein, protein MARIIETATGAIDEVDVDPVTLDLIENGLRNARYEMDEVLFRTALSPGIREQHDEFPLIGDPSGKMVVGQFGLSIPDFLDGFDDTIEEGDVLLTSDPYSCGAAISHANDWLLVLPVFHEGRLVGWASMFGHMSDVGGKTPSSMPTDARTIYEEGVVIPPFKLYRKGELNDDALRIILNQVRMPDWNRADLNGLVAACRTASRRVVEMCQRFGTATYLSALDALLQRNYDAMKVLLQVVFEEGRTLSFTDYIDDDGVGNGPYELKLSLTRTGDKVHLDFTGSSPQALGPVNYYINDNLTRMFFGIYMITVADPQILWNDGFYPLVDVTIPDGSYWKPKFPAALNGRNHGIGRVFDLFGGLLGQTNPALLNAAGFSSSPHFMYSGFYSSGERKGEWFQLYSIGFGGIPGRPLGDGPDGHSLWPSFVNIPCEYLESYYPLRIERWETIADTGGAGLHRGGNGVDVAYVFEEPGEIAIHDDRWLTYPWGVNGGRPGARGTKWVDRADGTREVLPSKCHGVRVEPGDVLHFVTWGGGGWGDPLERDAELVATEVARGLVSADGARRYGVVVGGDGGVDEEATRALRDRMRADRPAELPVFDSGPPIEELLARCEEETGLPAPKRPVWT, encoded by the coding sequence GTGGCACGCATCATCGAGACCGCGACCGGCGCGATCGACGAGGTCGACGTCGACCCGGTGACCCTCGACCTCATCGAGAACGGGCTGCGCAACGCCCGCTACGAGATGGACGAGGTGCTGTTCCGGACGGCGCTGTCGCCCGGGATCCGCGAGCAGCACGACGAGTTCCCGCTGATCGGCGACCCCAGCGGGAAGATGGTCGTCGGCCAGTTCGGGCTGTCCATCCCCGACTTCCTCGACGGGTTCGACGACACCATCGAGGAGGGCGACGTCCTGCTGACGTCGGACCCGTACTCCTGCGGCGCCGCGATCAGCCACGCCAACGACTGGCTGCTGGTCCTGCCGGTCTTCCACGAGGGCCGGCTGGTCGGCTGGGCGTCGATGTTCGGGCACATGTCCGACGTGGGCGGCAAGACGCCGTCGTCGATGCCGACCGACGCCCGGACGATCTACGAGGAGGGCGTGGTCATCCCGCCGTTCAAGCTCTACCGCAAGGGCGAGCTGAACGACGACGCGCTGCGGATCATCCTCAACCAGGTCCGCATGCCCGACTGGAACCGCGCCGACCTCAACGGCCTGGTCGCCGCGTGCCGCACGGCCTCCCGGCGGGTGGTCGAGATGTGCCAGCGGTTCGGGACGGCGACCTACCTCTCCGCCCTCGACGCCCTGCTGCAGCGCAACTACGACGCCATGAAGGTGCTGCTGCAGGTGGTGTTCGAGGAGGGGCGCACCCTGTCGTTCACCGACTACATCGACGACGACGGGGTCGGCAACGGCCCCTACGAGCTGAAGCTGTCGCTGACCCGCACCGGCGACAAGGTGCACCTGGACTTCACCGGCTCGTCGCCGCAGGCGCTCGGGCCGGTGAACTACTACATCAACGACAACCTGACCCGGATGTTCTTCGGGATCTACATGATCACCGTCGCCGATCCGCAGATCCTCTGGAACGACGGCTTCTACCCGCTGGTCGACGTCACGATCCCGGACGGCTCGTACTGGAAGCCGAAGTTCCCGGCCGCGCTCAACGGCCGCAACCACGGCATCGGGCGGGTGTTCGACCTGTTCGGCGGGCTGCTCGGGCAGACCAACCCGGCGCTGCTCAACGCCGCCGGGTTCTCCTCCTCGCCGCACTTCATGTACTCCGGCTTCTACTCCTCCGGCGAGCGCAAGGGAGAGTGGTTCCAGCTCTACTCGATCGGCTTCGGCGGCATCCCCGGCCGGCCGCTCGGCGACGGCCCGGACGGCCACTCGCTGTGGCCGAGCTTCGTGAACATCCCGTGCGAGTACCTCGAGTCGTACTACCCGCTGCGCATCGAGCGGTGGGAGACGATCGCCGACACCGGCGGTGCCGGCCTGCACCGCGGCGGCAACGGCGTCGACGTCGCCTACGTCTTCGAGGAGCCGGGCGAGATCGCCATCCACGACGACCGCTGGCTGACCTACCCGTGGGGCGTCAACGGCGGCCGGCCCGGCGCCCGGGGCACCAAGTGGGTCGACCGCGCCGACGGCACCCGCGAGGTGCTGCCCTCCAAGTGCCACGGGGTCCGGGTGGAGCCCGGCGACGTCCTGCACTTCGTCACCTGGGGCGGCGGCGGGTGGGGCGACCCGCTCGAGCGGGACGCGGAGCTCGTGGCCACGGAGGTCGCCCGCGGGCTCGTGTCGGCGGACGGCGCCCGGCGCTACGGCGTCGTGGTGGGTGGCGACGGCGGAGTGGACGAGGAGGCCACGCGGGCGCTGCGGGACCGGATGCGCGCCGACCGGCCGGCCGAGCTTCCGGTGTTCGACTCCGGCCCGCCGATCGAGGAGCTGCTGGCCCGCTGCGAGGAGGAGACCGGGCTGCCGGCGCCGAAGCGGCCCGTGTGGACGTGA
- a CDS encoding hydantoinase/oxoprolinase family protein, with translation MSYRLGVDVGGTFTDVLLVEEGSGATWRAKTASTPADQAVGVLHGIEKVCADAGIELAEVAQVLHGTTVATNAILEGKGATVGLVTTKGFRQVLQIARSFVPGGLAGWIIWPKPEPLADLRNTVEVDERIASDGTVIRKLDEDDVRRQLTRLQGRGVQALAVSLINAFADPAHERRIAELAAELLPGVPVSLSSDVLPELREYERTLTTVANGYVQPQVKKYVQNLSDRLAQGGVAGELAILRSDGGLQSATAALAAPVTMLLSGPAGGVTGAVWVAEQCGYSDLITFDMGGTSTDVALVQGLTPRIGRETKVGDLTVRASSVDVRTVGAGGGSIAHVPELTKALRVGPQSAGADPGPAAYGKGGTEPTVTDANVVLGYLPSSLAGGEITLDVDAARTAVGTVAEAMGLESPEAAAAGIVDIVNENMLGGLRLVSVQQGFDPRDFALVAFGGAGPLHANALGKLTGAWPVIVPPSPGVLCALGDATTSLRDESARTVLRRFADLSGSELALILRELAADAGERLTGQGLPADQQSVRFQVDVRYHGQGFEIPVDVEPAWLDDVDGALGKLSGAFDAEHDRLFGFLLQVDHELVNARATVTGPRPDVAPVRLEDGDGDPAGALVDTHPIHVGGEQVTASVYDRARLRAGDVIRGPAIVTEMDSTTLVLPEHSAVVHASGSLLINPVEG, from the coding sequence ATGAGCTACCGGCTCGGTGTCGACGTCGGCGGCACCTTCACCGACGTGCTGCTCGTCGAGGAGGGCAGCGGTGCGACCTGGCGGGCCAAGACCGCCTCCACCCCGGCCGACCAGGCGGTCGGCGTCCTGCACGGCATCGAGAAGGTCTGCGCGGACGCCGGCATCGAGCTGGCCGAGGTCGCGCAGGTGCTGCACGGCACGACGGTGGCGACCAACGCGATCCTCGAGGGCAAGGGCGCGACCGTCGGGCTGGTCACCACCAAGGGCTTCCGGCAGGTGCTGCAGATTGCCCGGTCCTTCGTGCCCGGCGGGCTGGCCGGCTGGATCATCTGGCCCAAGCCCGAACCGCTGGCCGACCTGCGCAACACCGTCGAGGTCGACGAGCGGATCGCCAGCGACGGCACCGTGATCCGCAAACTCGACGAGGACGACGTCCGCCGGCAGCTCACCAGGTTGCAGGGCCGCGGCGTCCAGGCGCTGGCCGTCTCGCTGATCAACGCCTTCGCCGACCCGGCGCACGAGCGGCGCATCGCCGAGCTCGCCGCCGAGCTGCTGCCCGGCGTCCCGGTGTCGCTGTCCTCCGACGTGCTGCCCGAGCTGCGCGAGTACGAGCGCACGCTGACCACCGTCGCCAACGGCTACGTGCAGCCGCAGGTCAAGAAGTACGTGCAGAACCTCTCCGACCGGCTGGCGCAGGGCGGGGTGGCCGGGGAGCTGGCGATCCTGCGCAGCGACGGCGGGCTGCAGTCGGCGACCGCCGCGCTCGCCGCGCCGGTGACGATGCTGCTCTCCGGCCCCGCCGGCGGGGTGACCGGCGCGGTGTGGGTGGCCGAGCAGTGCGGCTACTCCGACCTGATCACCTTCGACATGGGCGGCACCTCCACCGATGTCGCGCTGGTGCAGGGGCTGACCCCGCGCATCGGCCGGGAGACCAAGGTCGGCGACCTCACCGTGCGCGCCTCCAGCGTCGACGTGCGCACGGTCGGCGCGGGCGGCGGGTCGATCGCCCACGTGCCCGAGCTCACCAAGGCGCTGCGGGTCGGCCCGCAGTCCGCCGGCGCCGACCCCGGCCCGGCCGCCTACGGCAAGGGCGGCACCGAGCCGACGGTCACCGACGCCAACGTCGTCCTCGGCTACCTGCCCTCGTCGCTGGCCGGCGGCGAGATCACCCTGGACGTCGACGCCGCGCGCACCGCGGTCGGCACGGTCGCCGAGGCGATGGGGCTGGAGTCCCCGGAGGCCGCGGCCGCCGGCATCGTCGACATCGTCAACGAGAACATGCTCGGCGGGCTGCGGCTGGTCTCGGTGCAGCAGGGCTTCGACCCGCGCGACTTCGCGCTGGTCGCCTTCGGCGGCGCCGGGCCGCTGCACGCCAACGCGCTCGGGAAGCTCACCGGCGCGTGGCCGGTCATCGTGCCGCCGTCCCCCGGGGTGCTCTGCGCGCTCGGCGACGCCACCACCAGCCTGCGCGACGAGTCGGCACGCACCGTACTGCGCCGCTTCGCCGACCTCTCCGGCAGCGAGCTGGCGCTGATCCTCCGCGAGCTGGCGGCCGACGCCGGCGAGCGGCTCACCGGGCAGGGCCTGCCGGCCGACCAGCAGTCGGTGCGCTTCCAGGTCGACGTCCGCTACCACGGGCAGGGCTTCGAGATCCCGGTGGACGTCGAGCCGGCGTGGCTGGACGACGTGGACGGCGCTCTGGGGAAGCTGAGCGGCGCGTTCGACGCCGAGCACGACCGGCTGTTCGGCTTCCTCCTGCAGGTCGACCACGAGCTGGTCAACGCCCGCGCGACGGTCACCGGGCCGCGGCCGGACGTCGCCCCGGTCCGGCTCGAGGACGGCGACGGCGACCCGGCCGGCGCGCTGGTGGACACCCACCCGATCCACGTCGGCGGTGAGCAGGTGACCGCGTCGGTCTACGACCGGGCGAGACTGCGCGCCGGCGACGTCATCCGGGGTCCGGCGATCGTGACCGAGATGGACTCGACCACCCTCGTCCTGCCCGAGCACTCCGCCGTGGTGCACGCGTCGGGCTCGCTCCTCATCAACCCGGTGGAGGGCTGA
- a CDS encoding GntR family transcriptional regulator, which yields MTRAVTSAERTLAALRELILDGDLRPGTRLGEVELAERLGVSRTPVREALTRLAAEGLVDLAPNRGARVATWTVAELEGVFDLRASLEPQLTGFAVGRATADDVAALEELAQRMLAVGTPGPDQDLDALVPLNRAFHDRLVGLADHPALATALAAAIHPPIVLRNFHTYDEASLRRSLAHHAEIVAAVRAGDPAWAQAVMTAHISNARAVMVRAARENAVRQEEAS from the coding sequence GTGACACGTGCGGTGACGTCGGCCGAGCGGACGCTCGCGGCGCTCCGGGAGCTGATCCTGGACGGCGATCTGCGCCCCGGCACCCGGCTCGGCGAGGTCGAGCTCGCCGAGCGGCTCGGCGTCAGCCGCACCCCCGTCCGCGAGGCGCTCACCCGGCTGGCCGCCGAGGGCCTGGTCGACCTCGCCCCCAACCGGGGCGCCCGGGTGGCCACGTGGACCGTCGCCGAGCTCGAGGGCGTGTTCGACCTGCGCGCCTCCCTCGAGCCGCAGCTGACCGGCTTCGCCGTCGGCCGGGCCACCGCCGACGACGTCGCGGCCCTCGAGGAGCTCGCGCAGCGGATGCTCGCCGTCGGCACGCCGGGCCCGGACCAGGACCTCGACGCGCTGGTCCCGCTCAACCGTGCCTTCCACGACCGGCTGGTCGGGCTCGCCGACCACCCGGCGCTGGCCACCGCGCTGGCCGCGGCGATCCACCCGCCGATCGTGCTGCGCAACTTCCACACGTACGACGAGGCGTCGCTGCGCCGCAGCCTCGCCCACCACGCAGAGATCGTCGCCGCCGTCCGCGCCGGTGACCCGGCGTGGGCGCAGGCGGTGATGACCGCGCACATCAGCAACGCCCGGGCCGTGATGGTCCGCGCGGCCCGTGAGAACGCAGTCCGACAAGAGGAGGCCTCATGA
- a CDS encoding isocitrate lyase/PEP mutase family protein, with the protein MANLLSTDRTPRRRLRELLGRPEPLVAPGAYDALSARLIEQAGFDAVYMTGFGTTASLIGRPDVGLLTGSEMVDNARRIVAAVDVPVIADADTGYGNAINVVRTVQLYEQAGVAGIQLEDQVLPKKCGHMSGKALIGAEEMVGKIRAAVEARRDPDLVVIARTDAVAVLGLDEAIGRAKAFADAGADLLFVEAPTAEDDIARVATELRDVAPLVFNWAEGGKTPPLSLARMTELGFSLVIYPIGTLLAATAGIRALLATLKRDGIPSLDGLPAFGEFTDLIGLPEIQELEQRFAGG; encoded by the coding sequence GTGGCGAACCTGCTGAGCACGGACCGCACTCCCCGGCGCCGGCTGCGCGAGCTGCTCGGCCGCCCGGAGCCGCTGGTCGCCCCGGGCGCGTACGACGCGCTGTCGGCCCGGCTGATCGAGCAGGCCGGCTTCGACGCGGTCTACATGACCGGCTTCGGGACGACGGCCTCGCTGATCGGCCGCCCCGACGTCGGGCTGCTGACCGGGTCGGAGATGGTCGACAACGCCCGGCGGATCGTCGCCGCCGTCGACGTCCCCGTGATCGCCGACGCCGACACCGGCTACGGCAACGCGATCAACGTGGTGCGCACCGTGCAGCTCTACGAGCAGGCCGGCGTGGCCGGCATCCAGCTCGAGGACCAGGTGCTGCCGAAGAAGTGCGGGCACATGAGCGGCAAGGCGCTGATCGGCGCCGAGGAGATGGTCGGGAAGATCCGCGCCGCCGTCGAGGCCCGCCGCGATCCCGACCTGGTGGTCATCGCCCGCACCGACGCGGTCGCCGTCCTCGGGCTGGACGAGGCGATCGGCCGGGCGAAGGCGTTCGCCGACGCCGGGGCCGACCTGCTGTTCGTCGAGGCGCCGACCGCCGAGGACGACATCGCGCGGGTCGCCACCGAGCTGCGCGACGTCGCGCCGCTGGTGTTCAACTGGGCCGAGGGCGGCAAGACGCCGCCGCTGTCGCTCGCACGGATGACCGAGCTGGGCTTCTCGCTGGTCATCTACCCGATCGGCACGCTCCTGGCGGCGACCGCGGGCATCCGTGCGCTGCTCGCGACGCTGAAGCGCGACGGCATCCCGTCGCTGGACGGCTTGCCGGCGTTCGGCGAGTTCACCGACCTCATCGGCCTGCCCGAGATCCAGGAGCTGGAGCAGCGCTTCGCCGGCGGCTGA
- a CDS encoding HEPN domain-containing protein — MNSSSDRAGEFWLAGKPTDRRAGTLTLEPGEVGRLTTKGALTTTAVTDSPGVYHLEPDTLARTVHGVLHNGTPVTLLDSLNTGYIGGLLPNEQDEQRISLQVILGAHLSGRDHRFTRTRFCIQGLNAPTIIPDESVPVTGGGSINIELRDSATWLTMEDLPEASIRELDRRYMRPLASLVSLACGQDAGLLGVEVASGKQWLKVHSPSHRTQNIPWPAQSLLHPGDLHLQTLAHWLDRVELLGPLPPVVVRMLDGDNTLEAQVLELATVAEGLHRRLRPDTLRFPVEVGAAVRAAAVDAAASIEPAARDAVKGFLTFVHEPGYAQRLKELAEMAELVAPGITGKTSKWRVHVYEARNDFAHRSRQGWLDEAEIDRYLAVAVSLRWLLRAVLLDQAGLSHEHLRQRFRTYGPYQLFLSQARDWLPDTYG; from the coding sequence ATGAACTCCTCCAGCGACCGGGCCGGGGAGTTTTGGCTGGCCGGCAAACCTACTGACCGGCGCGCAGGCACTCTAACGCTAGAACCTGGCGAAGTAGGCAGACTCACAACCAAGGGCGCGCTAACTACAACAGCCGTGACGGATTCTCCGGGTGTCTACCACCTTGAGCCTGACACGCTCGCGAGGACTGTTCACGGCGTGCTCCACAATGGCACGCCCGTAACCTTGTTAGACTCATTGAATACCGGATACATCGGCGGTTTGCTACCTAACGAGCAGGACGAACAGCGAATCTCTCTTCAGGTGATCCTAGGGGCTCATCTATCCGGTCGCGACCATAGATTCACGAGGACACGTTTCTGCATTCAGGGGCTAAATGCTCCGACCATCATTCCCGACGAATCCGTCCCGGTTACAGGTGGCGGATCGATCAACATCGAGCTGCGTGACTCCGCCACCTGGCTGACGATGGAGGATCTACCTGAGGCAAGCATCCGCGAACTCGACCGGCGGTATATGCGACCGCTTGCAAGTCTGGTCAGCCTCGCCTGTGGTCAGGACGCCGGCCTGCTCGGCGTCGAGGTGGCTTCAGGTAAGCAATGGCTGAAGGTCCACAGCCCCTCCCATCGAACCCAGAATATCCCCTGGCCGGCCCAGTCGCTACTCCATCCCGGCGATCTACACTTGCAGACTCTTGCCCATTGGCTAGACCGCGTCGAGCTTCTCGGGCCGCTTCCGCCGGTCGTTGTCAGGATGCTCGATGGCGACAACACACTCGAGGCGCAGGTGCTCGAGCTAGCGACCGTTGCGGAGGGATTGCATCGACGCCTACGGCCCGACACTTTGCGATTTCCAGTGGAGGTTGGCGCTGCCGTTCGGGCAGCAGCGGTCGACGCCGCTGCCTCAATCGAACCCGCTGCGAGAGATGCGGTCAAAGGGTTTCTGACTTTCGTGCACGAACCGGGCTACGCTCAAAGGCTGAAAGAACTTGCCGAGATGGCGGAGCTCGTCGCTCCCGGCATCACGGGTAAGACCTCCAAATGGAGGGTGCACGTATATGAGGCTCGAAACGACTTCGCCCATCGATCCCGTCAAGGCTGGCTCGACGAGGCGGAAATCGACAGATATCTCGCCGTCGCAGTTTCGCTTAGATGGCTCCTTCGAGCCGTCCTGCTCGACCAAGCCGGCTTGTCACACGAACACTTGAGGCAGCGCTTCAGGACCTACGGGCCATATCAACTCTTCTTGAGCCAAGCGCGGGACTGGCTTCCTGACACTTACGGCTAA
- a CDS encoding SMP-30/gluconolactonase/LRE family protein — MTTRSLTTLFPGGSYFEGPRWHDGAWWVSDFYTHQVTRITPDGQGTVVAEVEQQPSGLGWLPDGSMVIVSMKDQRLLRLAGGELSTYADLAPYCGGPLNDCVVDDVGRVFVGDFGFDLMGGADIRPTTLKRVDPDGSVTVVAEDLHFPNGSVILADGTLVVGETWGNRFTAFTIGEDGSLTDRRVWAEFGPLPTGSTVEELAPQIVVGPDGCTSDAEGHVWVADGFHGRVVRVAPGGAIVDEVAGPDGMGVFACMLGGDDGRTLLIAAAPDFFEHTRAPVREAVLVTTQVEVPHAGRP; from the coding sequence ATGACGACGAGGTCGCTGACCACCCTGTTCCCCGGCGGCTCCTACTTCGAGGGCCCGCGCTGGCACGACGGTGCGTGGTGGGTCTCGGACTTCTACACCCACCAGGTCACCCGGATCACCCCGGACGGTCAGGGCACCGTCGTCGCCGAGGTCGAGCAGCAGCCCTCGGGCCTCGGCTGGCTGCCCGACGGGTCGATGGTCATCGTCTCGATGAAGGACCAGCGGCTGCTCCGCCTCGCCGGCGGCGAGCTGTCCACCTACGCCGACCTCGCCCCCTACTGCGGCGGCCCCCTCAACGACTGCGTCGTCGACGACGTGGGTCGCGTGTTCGTCGGCGACTTCGGCTTCGACCTCATGGGCGGCGCGGACATCCGCCCGACCACGCTCAAGCGGGTCGACCCCGACGGCAGCGTCACCGTCGTCGCCGAGGACCTGCACTTCCCCAACGGCTCGGTGATCCTCGCGGACGGCACGCTGGTCGTCGGGGAGACCTGGGGCAACCGGTTCACCGCGTTCACCATCGGTGAGGACGGCAGCCTGACCGACCGCCGCGTCTGGGCCGAGTTCGGCCCGCTGCCCACCGGCAGCACCGTCGAGGAGCTGGCGCCGCAGATCGTCGTCGGCCCCGACGGCTGCACCTCCGACGCCGAGGGCCACGTGTGGGTCGCCGACGGTTTCCACGGCCGCGTCGTCCGGGTCGCCCCGGGCGGGGCGATCGTCGACGAGGTCGCCGGGCCCGACGGCATGGGCGTGTTCGCCTGCATGCTCGGCGGGGACGACGGCCGCACGCTGCTCATCGCGGCCGCCCCGGACTTCTTCGAGCACACCCGCGCACCGGTCCGCGAGGCGGTCCTCGTGACGACGCAGGTCGAGGTCCCGCACGCCGGCCGGCCGTAG
- a CDS encoding RiPP maturation radical SAM C-methyltransferase: protein MKPVALVSMPTMSTRFPSFQLALLTPVLERAGYEVRPMSLFLRFAQRLGPALNEALADVYPCMVGEWIWTTAAFGPRNDGDEYLAHYESNLAAICGRAGCTVEDLRHVRDVVAPAWLAEVVEGTDWSQFGVVGLSITFQQMVASLAFARALKRRHPEVPVVLGGATFEDDIALEVMLRNPAVDVVHCGDADVTAPELVRRLQTGESLAGLAGVLWRDDDGAVRSEGRAPNFADLDSSPVPDFDEYYASRGPGDRREVMLPIETARGCWYGMKHHCVFCGLNRAGMEFRRRSPEQVLDMLQQLSSRYGTRWFNAIDNILAPAYTARLFGRLAEEHTDLRLHYEIRPKISRAQLRDLRRGGLVSVQPGIESFSTHVLELMRKNVTGIGNLELLKWTTYYGINNSYNILYGFPGETEADYRAQAEVLRRIPHLQPPYAMAQARPDRGSPMHEEPGEHAISFLRPSACYRYIYPPEYDLRRIAYFFEHGFDVDLPVDGPRECRSLVANWKSRWNAEQRPYLRYVKTWQSVSIHDGRGESRRAYRYDGRDAALYEFCADARTREELAAVEGFTPEELDRALAGFVERDLVLCLDGKYLALALPDNPYH from the coding sequence GTGAAGCCGGTCGCGCTGGTGAGCATGCCGACGATGAGCACCCGCTTCCCGTCCTTCCAGCTGGCGCTGCTGACGCCGGTGCTGGAGCGGGCCGGGTACGAGGTGCGGCCGATGTCGCTGTTCCTGCGGTTCGCGCAGCGGCTCGGGCCGGCGCTCAACGAGGCGCTGGCCGACGTCTACCCGTGCATGGTCGGCGAGTGGATCTGGACGACCGCCGCGTTCGGCCCGCGCAACGACGGCGACGAGTACCTCGCGCACTACGAGAGCAACCTCGCCGCGATCTGCGGCCGCGCCGGGTGCACGGTCGAGGACCTGCGGCACGTGCGCGACGTCGTCGCCCCCGCGTGGCTCGCCGAGGTGGTCGAGGGCACCGACTGGTCGCAGTTCGGCGTCGTCGGCCTGTCCATCACCTTCCAGCAGATGGTCGCCTCGCTGGCGTTCGCGCGGGCGCTGAAGCGACGGCACCCCGAGGTGCCGGTCGTGCTGGGCGGCGCGACGTTCGAGGACGACATCGCGCTGGAGGTGATGCTCCGCAACCCGGCGGTCGACGTCGTCCACTGCGGCGACGCCGACGTCACCGCACCCGAGCTGGTCCGCCGGCTGCAGACCGGCGAGTCGCTCGCCGGCCTGGCCGGGGTGCTGTGGCGGGACGACGACGGCGCCGTCCGCTCCGAGGGCCGCGCACCCAACTTCGCCGACCTCGACAGCTCACCGGTCCCCGACTTCGACGAGTACTACGCCAGCCGCGGACCCGGTGACCGGCGCGAGGTGATGCTGCCGATCGAGACCGCCCGCGGCTGCTGGTACGGCATGAAGCACCACTGCGTCTTCTGCGGGCTCAACCGGGCGGGCATGGAGTTCCGGCGCAGGAGCCCCGAGCAGGTGCTGGACATGCTCCAGCAGCTGTCCAGCCGGTACGGCACGCGGTGGTTCAACGCGATCGACAACATCCTGGCGCCGGCCTACACGGCGCGGCTGTTCGGCCGGCTGGCCGAGGAGCACACCGACCTGCGGCTGCACTACGAGATCCGGCCGAAGATCTCGCGCGCGCAGCTGCGCGACCTGCGCCGTGGCGGGCTGGTGTCGGTGCAGCCGGGCATCGAGAGCTTCTCGACCCACGTGCTCGAGCTCATGCGCAAGAACGTCACCGGGATCGGCAACCTCGAGCTGCTCAAGTGGACGACGTACTACGGGATCAACAACTCCTACAACATCCTCTACGGCTTCCCGGGCGAGACCGAGGCCGACTACCGGGCGCAGGCGGAGGTCCTGCGCCGGATCCCGCACCTGCAGCCGCCGTACGCGATGGCGCAGGCCCGACCGGACCGCGGCTCGCCGATGCACGAGGAGCCCGGCGAGCACGCGATCTCGTTCCTGCGGCCGTCGGCCTGCTACCGGTACATCTACCCGCCCGAGTACGACCTGCGCCGCATCGCGTACTTCTTCGAGCACGGCTTCGACGTCGACCTGCCGGTCGACGGGCCGCGGGAGTGCCGGTCGCTGGTGGCGAACTGGAAGTCGCGGTGGAACGCGGAGCAACGGCCGTACCTGCGGTACGTGAAGACCTGGCAGTCGGTGAGCATCCACGACGGGCGCGGGGAGAGCCGTCGCGCGTACCGCTACGACGGGCGGGACGCCGCGCTGTACGAGTTCTGCGCCGATGCCCGCACGCGCGAAGAGCTGGCCGCCGTCGAGGGCTTCACACCCGAGGAGCTCGACCGGGCGCTGGCCGGGTTCGTCGAGCGCGACCTGGTGCTCTGCCTCGACGGGAAGTACCTGGCCCTGGCGCTGCCGGACAACCCGTACCACTGA